The Cutaneotrichosporon cavernicola HIS019 DNA, chromosome: 3 region ATGGGAGTGCGGAGGGGAGATGGCCGTGTTGCATTTCGTTGCCACTCTTTACCGGTCCATGTGGGCAAATCTCACAGCCGCCGGGTCACGACAAACGCAGGGCTACAAGCAGGGCCAAAAGCATGGCGGCCTCTTGAAACTGATGCTAATGGATCATTACGCAATCGTAATGGAACAATCCTAACCTTATTCCATCCACCGTCATTGAAATGGGCTAAATGAAACACGTGGTTTCTTTTAGTTTACATTGCTAATACCATTCTTATCTGTACATTTGGATGATGACAGAGGGAGACGGCTgaacctcggcggccgcaaCAGTCATGTCCATGTCGCCGCctgaccttcctccacaaacaccatccaccatccATCATGAACCCTTACGCGCCGCAtgcgtcctcgtcaaagaCATCAGACGCTCCCATCACCCGCTCTCGCACACTCTTCTACCTCTCCGTTCGCGACAGCAGTAGCTTTGGATCATCGCGGGCGCCGCGCCTCGCAGCTGCACAATATGGCGACACGATCGACGTGGAGGATGATGAGCGGGGAGGCCTCCTCGGATCACAAGCGATAGACATGAAGGGACTACCTCCGAAGTGGTGAGTGCAGCTCGGGGCGGTCGGTGGTGTACCAGCCCCGAACAACGTGGCGCGGAATGCTCACAGCAGGGTCGATaagagcgacgaggtcgaggacatcCTTGAGCGCATCAAGATCAAATGTGCGGCACTTGTGTGGgcgagctgacaccagccgcggcgctcgacaagTTGCACGCTAAGCATGTTCTGCCAGCGTTCACGGACCGAAgcgcggaggagcgcgagatcgagcgGCAGACGAGCGACATCACGCGGGTTCGTTAGCTGCTGGAATTGCAGGTTGAgtgagctgacggcaggacTTTCGCCGTGCGTCCAACCTCGTCACATCAATCGCAACGGGCAAGGGCGCGACGCGGGCCGAAAAGCTCACGGCCAAGAATGTGCAGCGTGGGCTGGCACAGAAGATCCAGGAGTCGAGCGGGCATTTCCGTGTCAAGCAGCGCGTGTACATGCAGAGTGGGTCAGACAGGGGAGAGGCATGCAGCTATGATTGCGATGGATtcagctgacgacagaaCTGCAAGGACACTCGATCAAGAACAAGGACTTGCTCGCTGCGAGCGGCGCGATCACGCTGCGCGGCACAGACTCGTacgacgcgctggccgaagacgaggaggttgtgAGTGTAGTTGTGGCCTCTGCAGTAGTGGCGAGATCAACGCAGCACCAGGACAGCTGTTCATTGACCCagagctgaccccagtcaCGTACACAGCTGCAGTCGCACGTCCAATCTGGAGTCGCTCTTGACATCGAACAGCGCACGCACGAGATCACGCAGATTGCATCGAGCAtcagcgagctcgccgacctgTTCCGCGACCTTGGAaatctcgtcgtcgagcaaGGCACCGTCCTTGACTCGGTCGAGTACAATGTCCAGCAAACGGCAAAGCAGATGGACGACGCGGTGCAGGAGCTGCAAATTGCGCGGCAGTACCAGAGCAACACGGGCAAGCGGAAGTGTATCCTCTTGCTCATCCTGCTGATCATCGGCATGATCATCATCCTGATATACAAGCCGCGCCGGGGCTCGTCCCCACCACCGCAATCCGGGCAATCCGGGGTCGTGGGTGCACCGCCTCTTCCACCACCGACCGAGAGTTTGAACGGTTTGAACGGCTGGGAACGACCACACATGTATCCCACGGCGTTCTAGACACAACTGTAGCCATATACCCTGCATATACTATTCCATGCTAGCTATATTATGAGAGCGGCTTacggcggaggcggacggTGGGTTTGGGCGTCGCAGTCGCAGTCGCAGTCGCAGTCGCAGTCGCAGTCGCAGTCGAAGTCGAAGTGGCTTCATCCAACTCGATGGCTTTgggctcgtcctcttcctcgagaGAGAGCTCCGTAGCGCTGCCAGGTATCCCCGCGCTCCCCTTATTCATCCTCACCCTGCGTAGGGCCGTATCCCTCCTATCCTTCTTCAAGCGGACCTTGAAGATCCAGAGCAAAGCGCTATCCGCAACCCCCACAACCACGCCAGCAAGAATGCCGAGCAAGATAGCGCTCTCTCGAGACCAGCCCACACTCCTCGCAGCATAGACGacccccccacccaccccaaATACCGAGAAAAGCACATTGAGAACCGTAGCAATCTGCCGCGTCATCTGGCGATACTCGGATCCCAGCGAGGGTGGGGTAGGTGACATATAAACGGGAAGAAAGGGGTTGGCCTGGGTCAGTTCCACTACTAGGAGTATTGGACACGaaccttctccttgtcggccAGAGCCTTATCCGCCGCCAGTGCGAGATTCCGTTGCCGAGGCGCAAGGTAAACCTGTGTACCGGCTAGCAGGCCTATGTAACTATAATCTGCGGGGTCTGGGTTAGCTTTCCCTACAGTGGACATACCTAACCCCGCGGAGGTGAGCCTCTCGTGTTTGGAGGACGCCCATGCCGCCACACGGTCCAGgatctcgccgtcgatCGTTGGGGGTTTCCGCGTCGGTGCGGGCTTGTCAACGCCGTCACCGCCTTTCTCATCGTCAGATGATTCGGGCTCAGGCTCAATGtcgctctccatctcctcgacgtcggcggctgCGATGGCGGCGCTCAGCTCATCCTGCAGATGCGGAGGGGCGATTTCGGCCGCCAAGAGCGCAGCAATGTTCGCTCGTAGGTGTAGCGGGAGGGTGAAGAGTGTCGGTGCAGTCGCCATGACGTGGTGAAGGCGATGCTAGCTAGCTGCGGTTCAATAAGTTGAATGTTCTGTGATAGTAGCTGGCTCAGTAGTGAGAGGATTAGGAAATCCTAGTCCCAGCTTGAATCCTAACCAACGCACGTGGAGGGTGACGCGTATTGTTTGTCATTTGCCACCCTGTGGACCACGAGGCTGCGGAATGTCCAGCCAGTAACCGGTGTCATTTGGCCCTTGTCTCTTGCTCAtccctcttcttcctcttcctcttctctctcaTCCCTCTCGTCTCTCTCATCTCTTACACCGCCGACAGGCCCTATTCATCCTGAGCCGTTTCCTCACCAAGATCGGCCTtggcaagcgcgacgagcgcgtgtCCAAGACCGACCCTCCCCAAGCCAGCCAACCACGCCCGCAGACGGCAGCTTCAGCTTCGGCTTCGAGGACGcacactcccactcccgcAGCCCCAACTCCCCCAAAGTCCGACTTTGCCGCGTCAGCCTTTGCTGCCGCCTCTGCTGGGATGCAGTACGAACGTCAGATTGACGAGACGACGGATTTGTCCACCCTCACGGACCAGGAGATTATGCGGCTCATGGAGGGTATGGATGCCAGTGTTATGAACAAGGTAGGTGGATTGGCTGAAAGTGTAGAGTGTTGGGTGTTGGGACGTGTTATGGGAACTGGGTTACACAGATTATGATAAGGTGCACGGACTAACAACAGCCGTTGATCACCGGGCCGGttcacctcctcgccatcaagGGCGAGTACCTAAACGGTTCAACCGAGGTACTTCGCAAGCTCGAGTGGCTGCAAGACAATGGATGGGACCAAGTGTGGCGTGcccgcggcgacggcgactgCTTCTACCGCTGTAAGCTCCCTATTTTTACAATTCCAAGCTGATCCGGCCTTCACCCTTGCCTACCTCCTTCATATCCTGTACTCGTCGACccgcagcgacgacgcaTCGAAAGCACTCAAGGCCATCCACGATACTATGCCGACGATGGCGTCCGTCGGGTTCCAGCAAGACCTGGTGGACGAATTCGTCGAGCCACTAATCTCGATTATTTCGTCATTAGTTGACCCGCCGCCTGGACAAGAGCCGACCGAATTCTCACTCCTCGAAGTCCTGCAGGACCCCGAGAAGAGCAACTCCATTGTCGTCGCTCTTCGCCTCATGACGGCCGCATACATCCGCACCCATCCAGATGACTTTGCCCCCTTCCTTTTCTCGCCATCCACCTTGGAGCCTGTGTCGCCGGAACAGTTCTGCCGCGAAGAGGTCGAGCCGTGCGGTAAAGAGGCCGACCACGCACAGATCATGGCCCTCGCGGCTGCGCTTGCTGTCCCTGTTCGCGTTGCTTATCTCGACCGCTCAGAGGTTAGCACGGATGTCATCAACTGGGTCGAATTTGGCAATGCTGCCGCTAACGACGAGAGCAGCCTCACCCTGCTGTACCGGTGAGTTGTTGGGTTACCTGGCTGATGGAAGCCCGGGACACTTCGACGTCGTCACGAAGGACCAGAtggtcgaggcgctggcgagAAGCAGCGGCCACGCTGGGCCCTCGGGTGTGCATGCGGGACCTTCTGGCTCGGCGCCCTCCGGCTCGGCACCCTCTGGCTCGGCGCCCTCCGGCTCGGCATCCTCTGGCACGGCGCCCTCCGGCACCGCCCCTTTCGGATCGGCGTCCGAGCCTTctgcgagctcgtcgactgTCCCCACCGAACGAGTCTCGAGCTcagacgaggacgcgcccGCGCAGTCGGCGGTCTCGGCCACAAACGTGCCTTTGTCCCAAGAGGCTCCCCCGCCCGTGCCGCAGCCTGCGGCTGTGTTCCAGAGCGCGCCCTGATCGGTTGAAAGCCGTTTTGGTGTGGTGGATCAGTAGAAGTAGTGTGAAATCGATAGAGACTGGATCGTGAACAAGGAGAAGCTGTGTGTGAATCAGTAGAAGTATCGGTCGTTAGATCAGATGTAAGCCGATGTTCTGTACACCTCCGCCGTTGAAGTACTCTCACATGTCAGTCCGACGGAGTGGAGACAGCCCTTTCGACCTCCATAGACATTACATCAAGCCCTAGATGGTAACGCTGCGCATGGCCAGGACCTCCATGAACCCTTgcaggtcgacgtcggggaTCTCAATGACACTGGTATCGAACAGCTCGTTGCAGGTCACCTGACTCTCGTGCGCCGCCTGCTGGAACGCGAGACCAAACTTGCTGATCGTTAGTGCTGGCCCCGCTTTGACTCACTTCTTGCGTACATCTCCAAACTCGGGCGCACCCGTGACACCGACAACAGTGTAcgtcctcttctcctcatTTAgcacggcgaggacaaATGGCAGCGAGGTGACCTTGTGCCCCTTCCTCGTTTCTCTGTCTGTCCACCTGTCGCGCGTTGCGTCCATGAGCCAGAgggccaagcgcgccagGGCGGCCGGCTTAGAGAACATGCGCAGGTCTGGGCCTTCCTTGACAGCCGTGAAGCGAAACTTGTGAAGCGGCCGGATGGtgcccttgtcgaggatggccGTCCCCTGACGGATAATAGCGCAGTGTAGTGCCTTGGCCAGAGGAAGCGACTTCTTGAGAAGGGCAATGCTGACGTCAGATACCATCGACGGAGCGATGAGACTCACTCGCCGCACGCGTCGAATGTGATCCAGAAGTTGGCGGAGAGGCACTGTTTTGActtgtcctccttgccgagctcaacaTCTGCCTCCTCCGTCGGAGCGTTGTCGCGCTCAATCACGCTGTAGTCGCCCCCAACGGACCAGGTGCGCATGGCACCGAAccactcgccgccgccacgcccgccttccacctcgacctcaagacGCAAGCCAGTCGCTGCTTCGAGTAGTGCTGTGAGGCCCTCGACAGCGTCTGCAGCAGACATGACAGCCACCTCGAAGCCGAACGCGCGGACAAACGACGGGTAttcaagctcgacaaggccgTACTCTGGAGCGATCGCGTCGAGTTTCTCCGGGAGCTCTTTTTTCAGCTTCAGGTCCATATGAGCGTAGGCTTGTTTACACTCCTGCATTGAGTACCTGGAATCAGATGTTGTCAATGCTCCATTATCTTACCCCATCTTGGCAAGCAACCCCTGGATGCGCTTCTGACCTCGTTCCCTCCAGATCCCCATTCGTGCAGCCACGTAGCTGGAGTGGAGCATGGAGTCATAGAGGTTCCAGTGCCGAAAAAGGACGAACCGTAGCTCGTCGCTCCTCGATATCCGCCGGTTGTCCGCATCTGGTTCTCGGCTTGTCACTGGCGGATTGAGGCGAACAACTTCGTCGGACAACAAATCATGGAACATGCCGTACCTCTTGCGGTCGATTTGTGCCGCGACATACTGGTGTGTCACAGCGAGAATCGCCAACCACAAGAGGTCGTTGTCTGCTCGTTCCAATtcggtggcgaggaggtaGACGGTTTGAGCTACGCTCATGCCGAACGACGTTCCGGCTTCGTAGTACCTGCTGACACGTTCAACATGCGCTTCGCGAACCGCGCGCGGCATTTTCCGCGGCTGACATTAGTTCCACTTTCCATGGGTTAAGGAGGGTCGACATAAGCACTCACCCTTTCCCCTTCACGCCGCCGCTTCTTTGGCTTCGACGAGGATTCGCGCGAGCGCTTGCCAAGGTGTACTCCGTTCCCATTCTCGCCGCCAGACTCTTCTCCGTCTTCGTCGTCATGCCCGTTCCCCGTCCCGtcttcatcctcgtcgtcctcgtcatccacTTCAGAGTCAGAGTCAGAATCAGAGTCTGGCTCGTACTGCACATCAGCTGTACAACCGGTGTTATCGAGCAGATGCCGGACCCACCTCTAGCGTCTCCCAACTCTTCTTGACGCTGTCGAGCTTGATCTCGTTTCCATCACCCCACGTCCAGATCTTACCCTCGCTCGATTCTTCCCCGTCGTTGTCCTCATCGAGAGCGATGCCGAAGAGGTTGGACAGGTTCCAGGGTCGGCGAGCATCCAAAACATGGAGGTGAACGCCACGCGGAAGGTCAAAGAAGTTGGCAAGAGGAAGAATCGATCCAAGTGAGAGCAGGATGAGCGTATGCAGCTGAGGTCAACAGAGGGTCAAGGCCACAGCTCACATCTTCGGACTTCAACGCCTCTCTGCTTTTGATGTCGAGGTCAGTGTAGCCTCCGACGGGAACTAGTTGGTAGGGTACATTGTCTTGCTTAAAGAGAGACGTCAGGATGCGTGCGGCAAGCAGCCCGTCCTGGTGTTAGCAGTGCAAAGGGAAGGTGACACccacgaggtcgacaccGCAGATGATGACAATACCACCTGAGCCGGTTCCACGCCTTCTTTGCACTCGTGAGACAATCGAGTTGTACCCGTCCGTGTATGTGAGCTCGGAGGGCCGAAGATCGGGGcctggaggaaggagaaggggcATTTGAGCGCGTTGTGGGCCGAAGAGTGTAGGGAAGAAGGGCAGAGGATGCCCGTTAAGAGTGTGCCCCGCGCGCTATACAGTGAGGAGAGGTCACTGTGGCGAAGAGACGTGGGTAATGTATGATGTTGTCAAGAGTTGAAAGAGTGATGATTAGTGTTGTTGGGTTTGTCAACATTTGGCCATGACCCATGACCCATGACCGATGCATGACCCGACAGGGACGCGTCTCTAATGTTAGACGCGCTCTCTCTGTTCAGAAGTAGACGACGGAACTAAATGCTCTCTGTAGTCGAAAAATCCAAGTGAGCGAGTTTCGATCACCAATTGACCAGGAACGGTGTTTTGTCCTAGCGTCACAGGACACGCGAGCTCCAGAGTAAGCAACAGGCTACTTTGTAGAGGAGGGAAACGACTTGACTAATTGACTGACTGAGCGCTCATTTTGGTTCAGGGTGTTAGTAGGCATGCTAGACAAACCAAAATAGGACCCACAGACAGCGGCGATCGACGTCAGGTCCAGGATCCGAGGGTAAGAGGTTGACAAGTGTGAATGACAATGACATCGTGGCGTCATAACCCCCGTACCAGGTAGTAGTGCCCCGTACCACGTAACGATTGGACTAACAGACCTACCTACACCTACAGAGACCTGCCTTGAACTGTTTCAATGCCTTTCTCTTCCTTCTCACACTACATCACTCCTTCACTCGATCAATACATTCTCAATCCACTCAACACAATGGCCGCTCCTATCGATGACGGCTCAAGCAATACGCCCCGTAGGCGTCACATCAATAAGATACGCGAAAaggtcgacctcctctccagCGGCCTCTCCCGTGTCGGAGTCTCCATCGCTACCACCTGGAACCCCAACCACCGTCACGATGAAGAACACGAAAAGGTCCGCGATGCTGAAATCGAGAAGATCCGCGATGGTCACCGCTTCCGCTCGTTCGCCCCAGAGCGCGAGAACAACCTCGTCAAGTGGCACATTGATGGTCATGGTACGTTCAACCCTCTGTCCTGGATTCTGAACCCAAAGCTGACATCCAGACTACTTCTGGGCCATGTCTGAAATGATTGACAAGGCCACTCACGTATGTCTCAGTTGACCTTGCTCGCTGACATCCAGACCATCATGATCCTTGACTGGTGGCTGTCGCCGGAACTGCAGGTGAGCTCAGTCATGGAACGTTGTTGTTGACATGTCCAGCTCCGCCGACCGGGAGCATACTATCCCGAGTGGCGCCTCGACAGGCTCCtgaagcgcaaggccgaggagggcgtccTAATCTATATCCAGGTCTACAAGGAGGTATGCGGTTCAGAACCGGCTCGAGCTAACATCGCAGGTCAGCTCCTCGATGTCGCTCGGCTCAAAGCACACAAAGGTATGTTTCGGGAACCGGGCAATGTCTCACGCGCGCAGCATGCTCTCGAGGACCTCCATGACAATATCGCCGTGATGCGCCACCCGGACCAcaccggcggcgagctggtgtACTACTTCTCGCACCACGAGAAGCtctgcgtcgtcgacggcagGTGGGCGGCGATGGGTGGGCTTGACGCGTGCTGGGGTCGCTGGGACACACCTAACCACCCCATTGCGGACGTGCACCCGACGCAGTTCCAGAATTCGCTGTTCCCCGGACAGGGTGAGTAGCCTCAGTTCTGCGGAGCTGACGATATCAGACTACAACAACTCGCGCATTATGGACTTCCAGACGGTTGAAAAGTACGCCTCGAACGAACTCTGCATCCTTGAGGCTGGGCGCATGCGTGAGTTACCGTCCGCGAGCTTGCTAACGTTCGTAGCGTGGCACGACACCTCCCTCACCCTTACAGGTCCAgtggtcgaggacctcgtgGCGCACTTCAGCCAGCGCTGGAACTTTGTCAAGAAGATCAAGTATACCTTGCAGCAGAATGTCGCTGACTGTCAGGTACAAGCACGACAGTCGCATGGACTGGCTCACGCTCCCTGAGCCATGGAACAGCTTCTACAACCCGGATGCTGTGCAGGACGCCACAGACGACGAACAGTTCCGCCGCGAGCACCCCCATATGTCAGAGTTGAAGGGCGTGGGTTGTTGCTAGACGACGTCCACTGACAGCCAGATTGGTAACGAGATCTTGCACCCGCGGACAGCCTTCCGTTCTCACATCCCTCGCCAACAGGAGGAAATGGGGGAAGGCGGCGTCCGTGTGCAAGTAGTTCGTTCCTCTGCGGACTGGAGCCACGGTatccttgtcgaggacaGCATCCAACGTACGTCTGAGGGAAAGTGGAAGAAACTGACAATATAGAGGCGTACATTTCAATGATCCGTGAAGCGAACCACTGTATCTACATCGAGAACCAGTTTTGTGAGTGGTATGGAATGACTGAGCTGACAGTAACAGTGTGAGCTTGTGGCAGTCCGCGAAGGGGTAGTAATCTCTAACTTATAGCATCACCACTACCGCGACTGGCAACCCAGTCAAGAACCTCATTGGCGCCGCCATTGTGGAGAGAATTGTGTCGGCTGCCAAGGCTGGGCGTCCATTCAAGGTCTTCGTGTTCATGCCAGAGATCCCTGCCTTCGTGAGACAATCGCGTTTCACACCATACTGACTCCACAGCCAGGTGACATCCAGGGACAGTCTGGTCTCAAGGCCATCATGGAGGCTCAATACCGCTCCATCAACCGTGGTGGCCACTCGATCTTTGAGAAGGTCCGCGAGGCCGGTTTCGATCCGTGTGTCCCACTAACATGCGCCGCGTGCTGACTGTTAGAAACAACTACATCTCGTTCTGGAACCTCCGCACCTATGACCGCATCAACGCGCCTAAGGGTTACATCAAGCAGATGGAGGAGGCCTCTGGCGTCACGTTCCACGAAGCCCAGGTCGCTAATGCGCGTCTTTTTGTTGGGCAGCCGGGCGAGGAAGtggatgacgaggtcgtctATATTGAGAAGGCCCACGACCAGCTAACCAAGGCTGAAGACACaaacaagaagaagaagaccGCAGAGGATGCTGTTCCGTTGCCCAAGACTGTGGAGGATGTGCGCTTTCACTACACCGCGGCATAGTTGCTGACACACAGGCCATAGCTATCATTGAGAAATTTGAGAGTGGCGCGCCTCGAAACGACCTGACGGTTAGCGACAACAGTAAGTTTCCAGTTTGAGGCGTTGCTCACATCAAGTCGGCCAGAACTCCCTTCAGTCAGGCGTGTCTGTCAACCAGGAGCCTTGGCTGGGtaccaaggaggaggagcgcgactCGATCGTTAATGAGGTTCGTTCGTTGTGTTGGGCCAATTGACACCAGCTTCTCTACATCCACAGCAAGATCATGATTGTGGACGACCGCCGCGTTATTATTGGAAGCGCCAACCTGAACGACCGCAGCCAGAACGGCGACCACGACTCGGAGATTGCCATTGTCATCGAGGATACGGACCTGGTCGAGGCGACGATGGGCGGCAAGAAGGTCATGgttgccaagctcgccgcgtCATGGCGCCGTGCACTTATGCGCGGTGAGTTCGTGCGCGCTAACGACGCTGACTTGCAGAGCACCTGGGGCTgcagcctcctctcccacctctGGGCCGTGACAACCAGCCGACAGATAACATGACAATGGTCGGAACGCCGAACGCGTACGACTGGGGATCGCAGGACGACCAGCTTGTTGCCGACCCGCTGACGGTCGAGTTCGAGCGCCTGATGACCGAGACGGGCAAGCAGAACCGCGCCGTGTACGATCGCGTGTTCCGCAGCGTGCCCAACGACATGATCCGCAGCTGGGCTCAGTACAAGGACTACGTTGGCAAGAACGCCGGCGTCAACGTCGGCCACGTCGCCAACTCGGAGCTGTCGCTGCACGAAATCAAGGAGCTGCTCTCAACAGTCAAGGGCCACATTGTGCCCATGCCCATCAACTTCCTCATCGAGGAGAAGTATCTCACAGAGGGCGACTTCCTCACCGTCAACCCCATCACGCTCGCCATCTACATTTAACGAGGCGGACTCGGGGCATAAAAACATCTTCAGTCTagaggccaaggaggcaGCGGAAACACGAACAATCTGTTACATATACTGTGCATGTACGATTGCTGCAGGTCTACTACTCTGTCCAGTCGTTCCACGCGTTGCAGCAATGTCATACATACACGAGCTGGTGTACACTATACTTTGCAGGTAGGTGCAAGGTCTTCTACTATAAAATCGAGTTCTCAAGAGAGGGTAGTGTGTGTGGCGGGTagggagggaagagaggggacctgctcgaggtcgctgCCATGCGCGCTGTTGCGActctccttgccctcaaTGGAGGGCACGGGCTTGCGGCGTACATGGTGcggtgagctcggcgagttGAGCGAGTCGGGCCGCTCGTTAAGAGACGTGGCGGACGGTGTCGCCGCGAGGGTGGGCATTGCGGCGGTGAGGACGGACGGCGGCGCCTGCGCGATGAGCTCAGCGGGCGTGATGTGTTTGTGGGACGCAGAGATTGGGCCCGAGATGTGGCTAATCGTGCGTTCCTCTGCGCTCTCGCGTTTTCGTCGCCCAGCGAAGCTGAACAGTCGTGAGCGGAGCGAGCCCTCTTCGCTGTCCGTACTGGCGCTACTGGCCTCGCGGCCATGGAACCCGTCATTGCGCATCGACGCAAACGACGACGGAGGCGGGTGGTCGCCAGCCTGACGAGGGAACAGGCCCACAGGGTCATGCGTGCCGGATCCTGTCTTCTGTGGCCGGAGTACAGACTTGCTGACTTGCCGCTTGATGCCGCGCAGCGAGATTGAGCTTGGCCGCTGCGGGCGCGATGGAGCCTCCCGAGGTGATGAGCCCTTCTCCACCCGGATCGTCATGCTCTGCGGTAGGTGGTGCGGCCCAATGTCGATGCCAGTAAGGTCAGGCGTTGGTGGGCGGGCGGGACGCGGAGGCGCAGCTGCAGAACTGGAGGGGATGGACGGTGCCTCGGGTAAACCGCCACCAGGGAAGCGGCTGAGTGGGTCAAGCGTGGTGGCGATTACGACGGGGGATCCGCCAGCTGAGAGCGCGGCGGATGGGCGCTGAGCATGCCCTGGTCGAGCGGGGGGCTCACGGTTAGGGATTGGAGGTGGACTCTTGGTGGGCTCCGAAACCGaacgcgagctcgggccAGCGTTCGATCCGTCCTCCTGCAGATATGGGAGCCTCGACGAACCGCGCGGCGGAAGATCGTTAACCCACGTCGGTGGGCTCTTCGGTGGCACAGCCGGTGGTGGAGACgttgtcggcggcgagggccaCTGCTGGTTGTACTGTATGTCTCTAGGCGAAAGGTCGCGCAtcactgctgtcagcatGCTCTAGACCGGAAAGAGCTTACTTCTCTCGAGATTGTTCAGCTGGTCTTCCATAACCTGACCTGAGCCACGCTGGTCGATGTTTGTTGCCGCGCCGCGGAGGTGGACTAGTGCTGGAGAGTTGATGACCGGCGTtgatggcgagggtgagacTCCCATGGACGAGTCGACTGGGCTGACGGGGaagtcggcgagggcgcgtgATGAACCGCGCGCTGGGAAATTGacgggcgaggcgaggcgcgATTCCTTGTCCTCAACGAAGGGACTGGCCAACAGACTTTTCGTCGGCGGGAGCGATGAAGTCGACTGCTCAGGACTGGCAAGAATCTCGGTGGCAGGCGGCttcggcgaggcgagggtggggtCGGAGAGGAcctcggggttggcgtcgacgacgttgagCAATGCAGCCACCTCACGTAAGCTGTCCTCCGAAGACGACTCTGGTAGCTTGTCGAGCGGGAGAGGACCGTTCAGCGCACGGGCTGTGCCAATGTCCAGCTCGGTCAACGGGCCTTCGCGTGGTGCGCGGTCGGCGTGCAGTGCTGCGAGGTCGTCCATCGGGTCGTCTGTTGGAAGGGAGCGCATCGCAGTCAGCGGAGAGATCACATTCGCGTGGTTCTGGCTGGTAGAGTGGCTGTAATGtgactcgtcgtcgtcgtcgtccagctGCGCGTACATGGGCTcgggcgaggcggacggTGTCGAGTGTTCCAGCTCGCGGGGGCGTTCCTCCTTCTGTTCACGGAGGCGagcttcctcttcctcgcggAGGCgagcttcctcctcctcgcggagacgagcttcctcctcctcgcggagacgagcttcctcctcctcgcggagacgggcttcctcctcctcgcggagacgggcttcctcctcctcgcggagacgggcttcctcctcctcgcggagacgggcttcctcctcctcgcggagacgagcttcctcctcctcgcggagacgagcttcctcctcctcgcggagacgggcttcctcctcctcgcgaAGACGAGCTTCCTCCAACTTGCGAAGCCT contains the following coding sequences:
- a CDS encoding uncharacterized protein (PLD-like domain); its protein translation is MAAPIDDGSSNTPRRRHINKIREKVDLLSSGLSRVGVSIATTWNPNHRHDEEHEKVRDAEIEKIRDGHRFRSFAPERENNLVKWHIDGHDYFWAMSEMIDKATHTIMILDWWLSPELQLRRPGAYYPEWRLDRLLKRKAEEGVLIYIQVYKEVSSSMSLGSKHTKHALEDLHDNIAVMRHPDHTGGELVYYFSHHEKLCVVDGRWAAMGGLDACWGRWDTPNHPIADVHPTQFQNSLFPGQDYNNSRIMDFQTVEKYASNELCILEAGRMPWHDTSLTLTGPVVEDLVAHFSQRWNFVKKIKYKHDSRMDWLTLPEPWNSFYNPDAVQDATDDEQFRREHPHMSELKGIGNEILHPRTAFRSHIPRQQEEMGEGGVRVQVVRSSADWSHGILVEDSIQQAYISMIREANHCIYIENQFLTVITTTATGNPVKNLIGAAIVERIVSAAKAGRPFKVFVFMPEIPAFPGDIQGQSGLKAIMEAQYRSINRGGHSIFEKVREAGFDPNNYISFWNLRTYDRINAPKGYIKQMEEASGVTFHEAQVANARLFVGQPGEEVDDEVVYIEKAHDQLTKAEDTNKKKKTAEDAVPLPKTVEDAIAIIEKFESGAPRNDLTVSDNIGQNSLQSGVSVNQEPWLGTKEEERDSIVNELLYIHSKIMIVDDRRVIIGSANLNDRSQNGDHDSEIAIVIEDTDLVEATMGGKKVMVAKLAASWRRALMREHLGLQPPLPPLGRDNQPTDNMTMVGTPNAYDWGSQDDQLVADPLTVEFERLMTETGKQNRAVYDRVFRSVPNDMIRSWAQYKDYVGKNAGVNVGHVANSELSLHEIKELLSTVKGHIVPMPINFLIEEKYLTEGDFLTVNPITLAIYI